In Etheostoma cragini isolate CJK2018 chromosome 19, CSU_Ecrag_1.0, whole genome shotgun sequence, the genomic window ACAGCATTCATTCATAAATCCATTAATATAGATAGATCTTAATCTATCTATATAGCTGCAATACAACACCCTGTAGTAACcaacatactgtgtatatatgtgtgtgtgtgtgtgtgtgtgtgtgtgtgtgtgtgtgtgtgtctgtgtgtgtgggtgtgtgtgtgtgtgtgtgggtgtgtctgtgtgtgtgggtgtgggtgtgtgtgtgtgtgtgtgtgtgtaaggtggGGATACATGGGGTTTTTCAACATATAAACATTTACGGttcagtttgattttattttgaaaggacaaATAAATCCAACACACTAAACCCTCACCACAGTGTTGTCGTGGCAACCACGCACGTGCGTGCAGGCgtgatgcagacacacacagacatgcatgcacacagacacagaaacacacacNNNNNNNNNNNNNNNNNNNNNNNNNNNNNNNNNNNNNNNNNNNNNNNNNNNNNNNNNNNNNNNNNNNNNNNNNNNNNNNNNNNNNNNNNNNNNNNNNNNNCCCCCCTCAGGCCAGGCTCTGATCGACGCCAGCGAGGCGATGAAGGAGCTCGGCGAGGTGAAGGACGCCCTGGACATGGAGGTCAAGCAGAACTTCATCGACCCGCTGCAGAACCTGCACGACAAAGACCTCAAGGAGATCCAGGTGAGGGACCTAAAGGGGACCTCGAGGTAGGGCGTCCCAAAGTGGGGTCTGAGGACCCCCCAGGGGTTCTCGCGCTGGGTCCAAGGGGGTCCCCAGCAAAACAACCAATCATCAATTTCACTTTAACTCCATCTGAAagtaacaaaacacagaattcACTGATTGTTCATggctttcatatttattttatgttgaaaaattcagacttttttttaaaatattgtgaATTCATTCttaaatatttcttattttttctggAAATCCAACATCTCATCAGATGGGGGTCCGTGGTTCCATTTCTCTCGGTTTAGGGGTCATTCTCATTGATAAGTTGATGTATTAAtatccaaaaataactgcacGTAGTGTtgaacgtcaaaaaagtgacaaacattggaaaaaaaaacttcaaaagtgttgaaaaattgGACAAAaccataagaaaaagttaaaaacatcgataaaaatgggaagacaacacaagggttaaaatattAGCATCTATCccttttattatattaaatttggcaaagaaaagaaaagttttttttttataaaagcaatAGTAAATATATTTACTCTTCCATCTATTTCACAATATCACATTTCGTTAATATCGTGCAACCCTAATAGGAACGTTCCTAGATACAAATAAGACATCTTCACGAATGGTAGACGTTCTCCTAAGTGATTTTGTCTTCCATcttgtccccccccccgtcccccatCTGTGCTGCAGCACCACCTGAAGAAGATGGAGGGCCGGCGTCTGGACTTCGACTACAAGAAGAAGCGCCAGGGGAAGGGCGTCCAGGACGAGGAGCTGAAGCAGGCGCTGGAGAAGTTCGACGAGAGCAAAGAGGTCGCGGAGCAGAGCATGTTCAACCTCCTGGAGAGCGACGTAAGGGCTCCGCTCACCTCCGCTGCAGCGCTGCAGCTAGCACAGGCGTGCAAAGACAACACATCTGCCCATTACTAGGGGTAACTGTGGGGTTGAAAAACacgtgattggtgcagctcgcccaccagggcatagttaatgagcagcattactcgatgccagagtaactcgctgagcaaattcaaatcgTGGTCTCATGAGACCTCTGGACATCCAGGGTAGTCCCAATCAGTCACttagaaacagaaaacagggGGGTACAAAAATGACCCTTTAATAAGCACTGCTCTGCTCCAGTGAGGGACATCAGTGGAGGTGTGTAGAAAATAAAGTAAGAGCAAAGTGATGTTACACAGCAGACATCTTGTCCACAATACGGACACAAACCGGGTGAAATATTCACCGTGTCCATGGTGGACGTTGACGTCATTCTTCTGTTGCTATACTTACCCGTGTGCTCCTgtgccgtgccgtgccgtgccgagccagacccaggcccagcaTGGGTACAGAGCAggggagagaaaacaaatgtgtgtgtgtgtgtgtgtccatgtgtgtctgtgtgtgtgtgtatgcgtgcgtgcgtgtttgtgtgtgcgctcgcgtgcgtgt contains:
- the LOC117935174 gene encoding endophilin-A1-like — translated: SGQALIDASEAMKELGEVKDALDMEVKQNFIDPLQNLHDKDLKEIQHHLKKMEGRRLDFDYKKKRQGKGVQDEELKQALEKFDESKEVAEQSMFNLLESDVRAPLTSAAALQLAQACKDNTSAHY